One genomic segment of uncultured Desulfobacter sp. includes these proteins:
- the mce gene encoding methylmalonyl-CoA epimerase, translating into MKILKIDHIGIAVTHLNESQKFWSDVLGLEFSGSETVEEQKVTTAFFPVGESEIELLESTASDGPVARYLKKKGEGIHHIAFRVENIQAALEELKAKGIKLIDEKPRKGAGGSKIAFVHPESTNGILVELCER; encoded by the coding sequence TTGAAGATACTCAAAATCGACCATATCGGGATTGCAGTAACACACCTCAATGAAAGTCAAAAGTTCTGGTCGGATGTTTTGGGACTTGAATTTTCAGGATCTGAAACCGTTGAAGAGCAAAAAGTCACCACTGCTTTTTTTCCCGTTGGAGAAAGTGAAATTGAACTTCTGGAATCCACAGCATCTGACGGGCCTGTTGCCAGGTATCTGAAAAAAAAAGGGGAAGGGATACATCATATCGCTTTTCGTGTGGAGAATATCCAGGCAGCTTTGGAAGAGTTAAAGGCAAAAGGGATAAAGCTTATTGATGAAAAGCCAAGGAAAGGGGCAGGTGGATCAAAAATAGCATTTGTACACCCTGAATCAACAAACGGAATTCTGGTGGAACTGTGTGAACGATAG
- a CDS encoding FAD-dependent oxidoreductase — protein MTWRERFGQEIEWLKSGYVFPVSRETEEKLLKSFLPFQKEYGLNINFKGPDEIAAVVPGINRKGLIGGTISPDDDSVSPLLACNFFSSRAGPLAPRFNSRPMSPAFW, from the coding sequence TTGACTTGGCGGGAACGGTTCGGCCAGGAGATCGAATGGCTTAAAAGCGGTTATGTCTTCCCGGTTTCCCGCGAGACCGAGGAAAAATTGCTGAAGTCATTTTTGCCGTTCCAGAAGGAATATGGTTTGAATATCAATTTTAAGGGGCCGGATGAAATCGCGGCCGTGGTGCCCGGCATCAACCGGAAGGGGCTTATCGGCGGGACCATTTCCCCTGACGACGACTCCGTGTCGCCGCTTTTGGCGTGCAACTTTTTTTCCAGCAGGGCCGGGCCCTTGGCACCACGTTTCAATTCAAGGCCGATGTCTCCGGCTTTCTGGTAG